One Tenrec ecaudatus isolate mTenEca1 chromosome 12, mTenEca1.hap1, whole genome shotgun sequence DNA segment encodes these proteins:
- the LOC142422801 gene encoding olfactory receptor 1f45-like translates to MSEANQSSVSEFLLLGLSRHPQQQKQILFMLFLSMYLATVLGNLLIILAISTDSRLHTPMYFFLSNLSFVDLCFSSTIVPNMLTNTLSSETMSFLECLTQLYFLMALAITDNFLLAVMAYDRFVAVCHPLHYTTKMTPQLCALLVTGSWVIAILNALLHTLLVARLSFCVDNTIPHVFCEMTALLRLSCSDTHLNEMMILTEGGLIMMIPLICILVSYICITSAVLRVPSTKGKWKAFSTCGSHLAAVSLFYGTIFAVYFSPSSSHSAENDIAAAVMYTVVTPMLNPFIYSLRNKDMKGALTKIISMNCFYVQQ, encoded by the coding sequence ATGAGTGAAGCAAATCAGTCGAGTGTCTCTGAGTTCCTcctcctggggctctccaggcatcctcagcagcagaagcagatccTCTTCATGCTCTTCCTGAGCATGTACCTGGCCACAGTCCTGGGAAACCTGCTCATCATTCTAGCCATCAGCACAGACTCCCGCctgcacacccccatgtacttcttcctcagcaATCTGTCCTTTGTGGACCTCTGCTTCTCCTCCACCATAGTCCCCAATATGCTGACCAACACACTCAGCAGTGAGACCATGTCTTTCCTGGAGTGTCTCACACAGCTGTATTTTCTTATGGCCCTTGCTATCACGGACAATTTCCTCCTGGCtgtgatggcctatgaccgctttGTTGCTGTATGCCACCCCTTGCACTACACAACTAAGATGACCCCTCAACTCTGTGCCCTGCTGGTCACTGGTTCTTGGGTCATTGCCATTCTGAACGCTCTGTTGCATACTTTGTTGGTGGCCCGACTCTCATTCTGTGTGGACAATACTATCCCTCACGTCTTCTGTGAAATGACTGCTCTCCTGAGACtgtcctgctctgacacacacctcaATGAGATGATGATTCTTACTGAGGGGGGTCTTATCATGATGATACCATTGATTTGTATCCTAGTTTCCTACATTTGCATCACCTCTGCTGTCCTGAGAGTCCCATCCACAAAGGGAAAGTGgaaagccttctccacctgtggcTCCCACCTGGCTGCAGTGTCCCTCTTCTATGGCACCATCTTTGCTGTGTATTTCAGCCCATCATCCTCTCACTCAGCTGAGAATGACATTGCAGCTGCCGTGATGTACACAGTGGTGACCCCCATGCTGAACCCTTTCATCTATAGCCTCAGGAACAAGGACATGAAAGGGGccctaacaaaaataatttctatgAATTGTTTTTATGTTCAACAATAA